In Deinococcus puniceus, one genomic interval encodes:
- the fdhF gene encoding formate dehydrogenase subunit alpha, with translation MRVNTGPEVAVQIDGVAFVGRTGEPLIDVINRAQIELAQVCYHPQLGPIQTCDTCAVEINGVVGRACGTPVTAGLTVRTQTQAARLAQRDAYDRIVSNHDLYCTVCDNNNGNCTVHNTLSLLGVDHPTRPFQPKGLAQDHSNAFYRYDPDQCILCGRCVEACQNVQVNETLSINWEAEQPRVQWDGGKPIGESSCVSCGHCITVCPCNALMEKSMLGEAGLLTALPKPVFEAAIDLVKGVEHSSGLQLIMNVSDVEAETRSASIQKTKTVCTYCGVGCSFEIWTKDRHILKVEPGPGPANGISTCVKGKFGWEYVNSGDRLTTPLIRENGRFREASWDEALDLIAWRLGEIKGQHGPDALAFIASSKATNEEAYLVQKFARQVIGTNNVDNCSRYCQSPATQGLMRTVGYGGDSGTIHDIENARLVITVGSNTAESHPVLATRVKRAHKLGRTQLVVVDIREHELARRADTFLRPRPGTDFVWLSALSRLILDNGWADDAFLQTRVNGLEEFRASVDAFTLAYAEAETGLAAAEIEALARQIVAAGQDKTKGGVCILWAMGVTQQCGGSETSTAISNLLLITGNYGRTGTGAYPLRGHNNVQGASDMGAMPDQVSGYQKVADPLTVQTHEREWGVTLRPERGLDNTQMIDAAIAGNLKALWLTGEEMSLTDANANHLEKGYEALEFMVVQDLYFTHTARYADVVLPAASALEKEGTFTSTERRVQRLYEAMPPLKGTRPDWQIYTAVAERMGQSWGYTHPAEIMAEIARVTPIMAGVSYDRLQGFDSLCWPVAEDGTDTPLLYVDRFNFPDGKARLYPAQYQPRQHTPDAEFDLHLNSGRMLEHFHEGNMTFRVAGLAASVPDTFVEISPELAAERQITNGQWVRLISPNGAVKVQAHITGRVSGHEVYVPMNARHAEDAVNRLTGNNRDTVTNTPAYKDTAVRLEVLPEGGPNPLPKGNSRYGHPTPQTGVEVERKWARPDYVFPGGLLPMLGDSLNARSDRLGGDD, from the coding sequence CTGCGGGTCAATACCGGGCCAGAAGTGGCCGTGCAAATAGACGGCGTGGCCTTCGTGGGACGCACCGGAGAACCCCTGATCGACGTCATCAACCGCGCCCAGATCGAACTGGCGCAGGTCTGCTATCACCCGCAACTGGGGCCGATCCAGACCTGCGACACCTGCGCCGTGGAAATCAACGGGGTTGTGGGCCGCGCCTGCGGAACCCCCGTCACGGCGGGCCTGACCGTTCGCACCCAGACGCAGGCCGCCCGCCTTGCCCAGCGCGACGCCTATGACCGGATCGTGTCCAACCATGACCTGTACTGCACCGTCTGCGACAACAACAACGGCAACTGCACGGTACACAACACGCTCTCGCTGCTGGGCGTAGACCATCCCACGCGGCCTTTTCAGCCCAAAGGGTTGGCGCAGGATCATTCCAACGCCTTTTACCGCTATGACCCCGATCAGTGCATCCTGTGTGGGCGCTGCGTGGAGGCCTGCCAGAACGTGCAGGTCAATGAAACCCTGAGCATCAACTGGGAAGCCGAGCAACCCCGCGTGCAGTGGGACGGCGGCAAACCGATTGGCGAGTCCAGTTGCGTCAGTTGCGGGCACTGCATCACGGTGTGCCCCTGCAACGCGCTGATGGAAAAGTCCATGCTGGGCGAGGCGGGCCTGCTGACGGCGCTGCCCAAACCCGTGTTCGAGGCGGCCATCGATCTGGTTAAGGGGGTGGAGCATTCCAGCGGCCTACAACTGATCATGAACGTGTCGGATGTGGAGGCGGAAACGCGCTCGGCATCCATCCAGAAGACCAAAACTGTGTGTACCTACTGCGGCGTGGGCTGCTCCTTCGAGATTTGGACGAAAGATCGCCACATTCTGAAAGTGGAGCCGGGGCCGGGGCCAGCCAACGGCATTTCGACGTGTGTGAAAGGTAAATTCGGCTGGGAGTACGTGAACAGCGGGGATCGCCTGACCACGCCGCTGATCCGGGAAAACGGACGGTTCCGCGAAGCAAGCTGGGACGAAGCCCTTGACCTGATCGCGTGGCGTTTGGGCGAAATTAAAGGGCAGCATGGGCCGGATGCTTTGGCGTTTATCGCGTCCAGCAAGGCCACCAACGAAGAAGCTTACTTGGTGCAAAAGTTTGCGCGGCAGGTGATCGGCACCAACAATGTGGACAACTGCTCGCGCTACTGCCAGTCGCCCGCCACGCAAGGCCTGATGCGCACGGTGGGCTACGGCGGCGACAGCGGCACTATCCATGACATAGAGAACGCCCGACTGGTGATCACGGTGGGCAGCAACACCGCCGAAAGTCATCCAGTGCTGGCAACCCGTGTGAAACGGGCGCATAAGCTGGGGCGCACGCAACTGGTGGTGGTGGATATTCGTGAACACGAACTTGCCCGCCGTGCCGACACGTTCTTGCGCCCCCGCCCCGGCACCGATTTCGTGTGGCTGTCTGCCCTCTCGCGCCTGATTCTGGATAACGGTTGGGCCGACGACGCCTTCTTGCAGACCCGCGTGAACGGTCTGGAAGAATTCCGCGCCAGCGTGGACGCCTTTACGCTGGCCTACGCCGAGGCGGAAACCGGACTCGCGGCGGCAGAGATTGAGGCTCTGGCACGGCAAATCGTGGCGGCAGGGCAGGATAAAACCAAGGGTGGCGTGTGCATCCTCTGGGCCATGGGCGTGACGCAGCAGTGCGGCGGCAGCGAGACGAGTACCGCCATCAGCAACCTGCTCCTCATTACGGGCAATTACGGACGCACCGGCACAGGCGCTTATCCGTTGCGTGGGCACAACAACGTGCAGGGCGCGTCCGACATGGGGGCCATGCCCGATCAGGTCAGCGGCTACCAGAAGGTTGCTGACCCCCTAACCGTGCAGACCCACGAGCGCGAATGGGGCGTAACCCTGCGCCCAGAGCGCGGGCTGGACAACACCCAGATGATTGACGCCGCCATAGCGGGCAACCTCAAGGCCCTGTGGCTGACGGGTGAAGAAATGAGCCTCACCGACGCCAACGCCAACCATTTGGAGAAAGGCTATGAGGCGCTGGAATTTATGGTGGTGCAAGACCTCTACTTCACCCATACCGCCCGCTATGCCGATGTGGTGCTGCCCGCCGCCTCTGCGCTGGAAAAAGAAGGGACGTTTACCAGCACCGAACGCCGTGTGCAACGGTTGTATGAGGCTATGCCGCCGCTGAAGGGCACGCGCCCCGACTGGCAGATTTATACGGCGGTGGCGGAGCGTATGGGCCAGAGCTGGGGCTACACGCACCCCGCCGAAATCATGGCCGAAATTGCCCGCGTGACGCCCATCATGGCGGGCGTCAGCTATGACCGTCTGCAAGGCTTCGACTCGCTGTGCTGGCCTGTGGCCGAGGACGGCACCGATACGCCGCTGCTCTACGTTGACCGCTTCAACTTCCCGGACGGCAAGGCCCGCCTCTATCCGGCGCAGTATCAGCCGCGCCAGCACACGCCTGATGCCGAGTTTGACCTGCACCTGAACTCCGGGCGCATGTTGGAACATTTCCACGAGGGCAACATGACCTTCCGTGTGGCGGGGCTGGCGGCCAGCGTGCCCGATACCTTCGTGGAAATCAGCCCCGAACTGGCCGCTGAACGCCAGATCACGAACGGCCAATGGGTGCGTCTGATCAGTCCCAACGGCGCGGTGAAAGTGCAGGCCCACATCACCGGGCGGGTCAGCGGGCATGAGGTGTATGTGCCCATGAACGCCCGCCACGCCGAAGACGCTGTGAACCGCCTGACGGGCAACAACAGGGACACGGTGACCAATACGCCCGCCTACAAAGACACGGCGGTCAGGCTG
- a CDS encoding MDR family MFS transporter, which yields MTAVPPPPPKLGPDARRVATTGLVLGVFLAALEASVVASAMPSVIADLGGERWYALPFAVFLLTSTVSSPLWGRASDVLGRRRLYLIGVVVFLLGSALCGMANSMGWLIAARALQGLGAGAVLPLTLTIIGETYALTERGRVQAFISGVWGVSGLAGPLLGGWLTDSLSWRWTFFVSLPFGMLALYIAWRHLKETGTPRPAKLDWLGAGLFTLGSGLTVWGLESRLWLMVGAGLLILVAAILLERRHPAPLLPMRALKERLPRIAFAGNFLGGAAYFGVIAYLPLYAQGVTGGGATAAGAILTPMLVGWTLTAIVAARLLNRIPLARMTQTGFAVLVVMFAALIFAVHAPLWVTSALGFAVGMGMGFAMLSLLLAAQEGAQKGELGAVTSGVLFARQMGGALGVAVMALLIGPAAIAAGGFELAEGLRRAYELALGLVLLGLILSLMLRVRLSGGGQAVGQKG from the coding sequence ATGACTGCCGTTCCGCCGCCTCCGCCCAAGCTGGGGCCAGATGCCCGCCGAGTCGCCACCACTGGCCTCGTACTGGGTGTGTTTCTGGCTGCCCTCGAAGCCAGCGTAGTGGCCTCGGCCATGCCCAGCGTGATTGCCGATCTGGGCGGCGAACGCTGGTATGCCCTGCCCTTTGCCGTGTTTTTGCTGACCAGCACGGTGTCCAGTCCACTGTGGGGCCGCGCCTCGGATGTGTTGGGGCGGCGGCGACTGTATCTGATCGGGGTGGTGGTGTTCCTGCTGGGCAGCGCCCTGTGCGGCATGGCAAACAGCATGGGCTGGCTGATCGCGGCGCGGGCCTTGCAGGGCCTCGGCGCGGGGGCGGTGTTGCCCCTGACGCTCACGATTATTGGCGAAACCTACGCGCTGACCGAACGCGGGCGCGTGCAAGCCTTCATCAGCGGTGTGTGGGGCGTGTCGGGGCTGGCGGGGCCGCTGCTGGGCGGCTGGCTCACCGATAGCCTGTCTTGGCGCTGGACATTTTTTGTGAGTCTGCCGTTCGGAATGCTGGCCCTGTACATCGCGTGGCGGCACTTGAAAGAAACGGGCACGCCCCGGCCCGCCAAACTGGACTGGCTGGGCGCGGGCCTGTTTACGCTGGGCAGCGGCCTGACGGTCTGGGGGCTAGAAAGCCGCCTGTGGCTGATGGTGGGCGCGGGCCTGCTGATTCTGGTGGCGGCCATCCTGCTGGAACGCCGCCACCCTGCCCCGCTGCTACCGATGCGGGCGCTGAAAGAACGGCTGCCGCGTATCGCTTTTGCAGGCAACTTCTTGGGCGGGGCGGCGTATTTTGGCGTCATCGCCTACCTGCCGCTGTACGCGCAGGGCGTCACGGGGGGCGGGGCCACCGCTGCCGGAGCCATCCTCACGCCCATGCTGGTGGGCTGGACACTGACCGCCATCGTGGCCGCCCGCCTGCTGAACCGCATTCCGCTGGCCCGCATGACCCAGACTGGATTTGCCGTGCTGGTTGTGATGTTCGCCGCCCTGATCTTCGCCGTTCACGCGCCGCTGTGGGTCACGTCGGCGCTGGGCTTCGCGGTAGGCATGGGCATGGGCTTTGCCATGCTGAGCCTGCTGCTGGCCGCGCAGGAAGGCGCTCAGAAGGGAGAATTGGGCGCAGTGACCAGCGGCGTGCTGTTTGCCCGGCAGATGGGCGGTGCGCTGGGCGTGGCGGTCATGGCCCTCCTCATCGGGCCAGCGGCGATTGCGGCGGGCGGCTTCGAGTTGGCCGAGGGACTGCGCCGCGCCTACGAATTGGCGTTGGGACTGGTGCTGCTGGGCCTGATCCTGAGTTTGATGCTGCGGGTACGGTTGTCGGGTGGGGGGCAAGCGGTGGGGCAAAAGGGGTGA
- the gyrA gene encoding DNA gyrase subunit A has product MTGILPVDITTEVKTNFINYAMNVIVDRALPDVRDGLKPVQRRIMYAMLQEGLMSNTKHAKSASVVGEVMKRYHPHGDSSIYDAMVRLGQWWNMRYPMVDPQGNFGSMDGDMAAAMRYTEARMTKVAEELLADLEKETVDTKPNYDETTTEPTVLPSAIPNLLVNGASGIAVGMATNIPPHNLTEICNGLLALIDNPQITLDEMMEHVKGPDFPTGGRISLQGIREAFATGHSGLKVRGKARIDEKNGRSQIIISEIPYQLNKTNLLQTISAMYKAGKIPDISALRDESDRKEPVRIVIELKRGAIPTLVLNQLYKYTQLQSTFTVINLSIVNGEPRVLPLIDTMRYFLVHRRDVVTRRTAYELKKAEERAHVLEGLIKALDHIDEVIALIRASNTGAEARDALMARFGLTEVQSQSILDMRLQRLVGLEREKLTNEFNELQVTIARLRSILGDEKLLWREIKKELRDIRDRYGDERRSTIVLLEEDINREDLIAVEDMVITMTRAGYLKRTNMDAYRAQARGGRGSSGGKLRDEDINTRVFVGSTHDYLLFFTDQGRVFHEKIYDLPEAGRDAKGTHIRNLLPSLRETENIASVLSVKGFEEEGSFVFATRKGIVKKTQITDYGNITSAGLIAINLQPGDELIGVGIVCESDHIVLASREGQAMRFDAAEVRDTGRATQGVIGMRLRDDDVVVSMALVPGGDETSELLSISEFGLGKRTPAGDYPSKGRGGLGVITLDVTERTGKLVTLARVAGDEELMVLTEKGTVIRTRVEEVRTTGRNAQGVKVINIGDKDRVISAFPVRKEDEL; this is encoded by the coding sequence ATGACCGGAATTCTTCCCGTTGACATCACCACCGAAGTCAAAACCAATTTCATCAATTACGCCATGAACGTGATCGTAGACCGGGCGCTGCCAGACGTGCGCGACGGCCTGAAGCCGGTGCAGCGGCGAATCATGTACGCCATGCTGCAAGAAGGGCTGATGTCGAACACCAAGCACGCCAAGTCGGCCAGCGTGGTGGGCGAGGTCATGAAACGGTATCACCCTCACGGCGACTCCAGCATTTATGACGCGATGGTGCGCCTCGGCCAGTGGTGGAACATGCGCTACCCGATGGTTGACCCTCAAGGCAATTTCGGGTCTATGGACGGCGATATGGCCGCCGCCATGCGCTACACCGAAGCCCGCATGACCAAGGTGGCCGAAGAACTGCTGGCCGATCTGGAGAAAGAAACCGTAGACACCAAGCCCAACTACGACGAGACCACCACCGAACCCACTGTGCTGCCCTCTGCCATTCCCAACCTGCTGGTCAACGGCGCGTCGGGCATCGCCGTGGGCATGGCGACCAACATTCCGCCGCACAACCTGACCGAGATTTGCAACGGCCTGCTGGCACTGATCGACAACCCCCAGATCACGCTGGACGAGATGATGGAACACGTCAAGGGGCCGGATTTCCCCACGGGCGGGCGCATCAGCTTGCAGGGCATCCGTGAAGCCTTCGCCACGGGGCACTCTGGTCTGAAGGTGCGCGGCAAGGCCCGCATCGACGAGAAGAATGGGCGCTCGCAGATCATCATTTCCGAGATTCCTTACCAGCTCAACAAAACCAACCTGCTGCAAACCATCAGCGCGATGTACAAAGCCGGGAAAATCCCCGACATCAGCGCCCTGCGCGACGAGTCGGATCGCAAGGAACCCGTCCGCATCGTGATCGAGCTGAAGCGCGGCGCGATTCCCACGCTCGTGCTGAATCAGCTCTACAAGTACACGCAGCTTCAAAGCACGTTTACGGTCATCAACCTCAGCATCGTGAACGGCGAGCCGCGCGTGCTGCCCCTGATCGACACCATGCGCTACTTCCTTGTTCACCGCCGCGACGTGGTGACGCGCCGCACGGCCTACGAGCTGAAGAAGGCCGAGGAACGCGCCCACGTGCTGGAAGGGCTGATCAAGGCGCTGGATCATATTGACGAAGTGATTGCCTTGATCCGCGCCAGCAACACCGGAGCCGAGGCCCGCGACGCGCTGATGGCCCGCTTTGGCCTGACCGAAGTGCAGTCTCAGTCCATCCTCGATATGCGCCTGCAACGCCTCGTGGGGCTGGAGCGCGAGAAGCTGACCAACGAATTCAACGAACTGCAAGTCACGATTGCCCGCCTGCGTTCCATCTTGGGCGACGAGAAACTGCTGTGGCGCGAGATCAAGAAGGAGCTGCGCGACATCCGTGACCGCTACGGCGACGAGCGGCGCAGCACCATCGTGCTGTTGGAAGAAGACATCAACCGCGAAGACCTGATCGCCGTGGAAGACATGGTGATCACCATGACCCGCGCCGGATACCTCAAGCGCACCAACATGGACGCTTACCGCGCTCAGGCGCGTGGTGGACGCGGTTCCAGCGGCGGCAAGCTGCGCGACGAGGACATCAACACCCGCGTCTTCGTGGGCAGCACGCACGATTACCTGCTGTTCTTCACCGATCAGGGCCGCGTCTTCCACGAGAAGATTTACGACCTGCCGGAAGCGGGCCGCGACGCCAAGGGCACGCACATTCGCAACCTCTTGCCTTCCCTGCGCGAAACCGAAAACATCGCCAGCGTGCTGAGCGTCAAGGGCTTCGAGGAAGAGGGCAGCTTCGTGTTCGCCACCCGCAAGGGCATCGTCAAGAAGACCCAGATCACCGATTACGGCAACATCACGTCGGCGGGCCTGATCGCCATCAACCTGCAACCCGGCGATGAACTGATCGGCGTGGGCATCGTGTGCGAGAGCGACCATATTGTGCTGGCCAGCCGCGAAGGGCAAGCCATGCGCTTCGACGCCGCCGAGGTGCGCGACACGGGCCGCGCCACACAGGGCGTGATCGGGATGCGCCTGCGCGACGACGATGTGGTGGTCAGCATGGCTCTCGTGCCCGGTGGCGACGAAACCAGCGAACTCCTCAGCATCAGCGAATTCGGCCTCGGCAAGCGCACCCCGGCGGGCGACTACCCCAGCAAAGGGCGCGGCGGCCTCGGCGTGATTACGCTGGACGTGACCGAGCGCACCGGCAAACTGGTGACGCTGGCCCGCGTGGCAGGCGACGAAGAACTGATGGTGCTGACCGAAAAAGGCACCGTGATTCGCACCCGCGTGGAAGAAGTGAGAACCACAGGCCGCAACGCGCAGGGCGTGAAAGTCATCAACATCGGTGACAAAGACCGCGTGATCAGCGCCTTCCCGGTGCGGAAGGAAGACGAGCTGTAA
- a CDS encoding helix-turn-helix domain-containing protein, with amino-acid sequence MTQTSHKTNTNSRTFVDTVTYRPGAVILYPGKSDMLYRVASGLIRVHTMDDDGNGLTLRYVKPGEYFGEEALAGVNRAYFAEAVTDSSVDVINPALMSAEDNLVVTTHLVRTLERAYESIYRLVGKRLRARIAGELLELKDTALATQLDSGETMIYATHDELAAAVGSVRETVTKVVGELSREGVISAGYGKITLRNEKQLQEIAAA; translated from the coding sequence ATGACACAGACCAGCCATAAGACCAATACCAACAGCCGCACCTTCGTGGACACCGTGACCTACCGCCCCGGAGCCGTCATCCTGTACCCCGGCAAGAGCGACATGCTGTACCGCGTCGCCAGCGGCCTGATCCGCGTGCACACCATGGACGACGACGGCAACGGCCTGACCCTGCGTTACGTGAAGCCCGGTGAGTACTTTGGCGAAGAAGCCCTCGCAGGCGTGAACCGCGCTTACTTTGCCGAAGCCGTGACCGACAGCAGCGTAGACGTGATCAACCCCGCCCTGATGAGCGCCGAAGACAACCTCGTGGTGACGACTCACCTTGTCCGGACGCTGGAGCGCGCCTACGAAAGCATCTACCGCCTTGTCGGCAAGAGGTTGCGTGCCCGCATCGCCGGAGAACTGCTGGAGCTGAAGGACACCGCCCTCGCCACGCAGCTCGATAGCGGTGAGACCATGATCTACGCCACGCACGACGAACTGGCCGCCGCAGTGGGCAGCGTGCGCGAAACCGTGACCAAAGTGGTGGGCGAACTCAGCCGCGAAGGCGTGATCAGCGCAGGCTACGGCAAGATCACCCTGCGCAACGAGAAGCAACTGCAAGAAATCGCCGCCGCGTAA
- a CDS encoding DNA glycosylase AlkZ-like family protein has translation MPDHPTALTPAHLRALALRTLGPQPSIQAALDSMKFVQADPIRVPARAQDLTLMARVAGYRAGDLEQHYAVLDAEEDMLPNYGFVPRQVQAWLHPREVAPTRIEREHPALLNSVRALLQERGELHPKEATAALGVGRVENAWGGQSSGTTRALDALHYRGEARVLRRVSGVRVYGPAPHLAALRDQPLPDAERVQHVVSLLAHLYGPLPEASLGYLVGLSGFGLPHLKTTLRAAFKRAVKETLMGAKVDGLRYVWPAEWELEQPSAPSGLRIVGPFDPLVWDRRRLEHLHGWAYRLEAYTPPAKRQFGYYALPVFWAERAVGWANLRVEAGELKSDVTWLPGVRDTAALRKGLAGELTRYRAFLGLYQS, from the coding sequence ATGCCCGACCACCCCACCGCCCTCACCCCGGCCCACTTGCGGGCGCTGGCCCTCCGCACACTGGGGCCGCAGCCCTCCATTCAGGCCGCGCTGGACAGCATGAAATTCGTGCAGGCCGACCCGATCCGGGTTCCGGCGCGTGCCCAAGACCTGACGCTGATGGCGCGAGTGGCAGGTTACCGGGCAGGCGACTTAGAGCAGCACTACGCCGTGCTGGACGCCGAAGAAGACATGTTGCCCAATTACGGCTTCGTGCCCCGGCAAGTGCAGGCGTGGCTGCATCCGCGTGAAGTGGCCCCCACCCGCATAGAGCGCGAACATCCGGCCCTGCTGAACAGCGTGCGGGCGCTGCTACAGGAGCGGGGCGAACTTCACCCCAAAGAAGCGACGGCGGCGCTGGGTGTGGGCCGGGTAGAAAACGCATGGGGCGGGCAATCGAGCGGCACCACGCGGGCGCTCGATGCGCTGCACTACCGGGGAGAAGCGCGGGTGCTGCGGCGGGTGTCGGGCGTGCGGGTGTACGGCCCCGCACCACACTTGGCCGCCCTGCGTGACCAGCCCCTACCAGATGCCGAGCGCGTGCAGCATGTGGTTTCCTTGTTGGCCCACCTGTACGGCCCACTGCCCGAAGCCAGTTTGGGCTACCTCGTCGGCCTCAGCGGATTTGGGTTGCCGCACCTGAAAACGACTTTGCGGGCGGCCTTCAAACGGGCGGTGAAAGAGACTCTGATGGGCGCGAAAGTGGACGGCCTGCGCTATGTGTGGCCCGCCGAATGGGAGCTTGAGCAGCCCTCTGCCCCGTCCGGCCTGCGGATCGTGGGGCCGTTCGACCCGCTGGTGTGGGATCGCCGCCGCTTGGAACATCTGCACGGCTGGGCCTACCGTCTAGAGGCCTACACGCCGCCTGCCAAACGCCAATTCGGATACTACGCGCTGCCCGTATTTTGGGCCGAACGCGCTGTGGGCTGGGCCAATTTGCGGGTAGAAGCAGGAGAACTCAAGTCCGACGTGACGTGGCTGCCGGGCGTGCGGGACACGGCGGCCCTCCGCAAGGGTTTAGCAGGTGAATTAACGCGTTACCGGGCATTTCTGGGCCTATACCAGTCCTAA
- a CDS encoding phosphotransferase family protein, translating to MDWLNRWREAQNLEAPAVVPRLPPGVRAAFPGALRCLEAWTGEGAGFARYASAHGPLFLKYLPAAAQQPRPYHRLAREIAYLRDLAPLSPVPHAPLLHAAQDSATHRAHLITADLTDSTLGWGAFASDEAREGALLDIVRLLALHHAFWWNRPEVTAPTAQAEWTWNPARAVRQAQEIARFSGAAVQDAARQLPELLAATSGVTLAHGDIHSGQVLWPEGGGPPILIDYGQTQTAPLGVDFAHLLALRLNAAERLRLGPSLRATYLAELARHGLTLSTQQFAHEERAGLALNLLSTARQAVRTTDRESGVGEALERAAAAWQAG from the coding sequence TTGGATTGGCTGAACCGTTGGCGAGAGGCCCAAAATCTAGAGGCTCCCGCCGTTGTCCCGCGCTTGCCGCCGGGTGTGCGGGCCGCTTTTCCCGGTGCGCTGCGCTGCCTAGAAGCATGGACGGGAGAAGGGGCCGGATTTGCCCGCTATGCCTCGGCACATGGGCCGTTGTTCCTCAAATACTTGCCCGCTGCGGCCCAACAGCCCCGCCCCTACCACCGCCTTGCCCGCGAAATCGCCTACCTGCGTGACCTCGCGCCGCTGTCGCCCGTGCCACACGCGCCGCTCCTGCACGCCGCCCAAGACTCGGCCACCCACCGCGCCCACCTGATCACCGCTGACCTGACCGATTCCACGCTGGGCTGGGGAGCCTTTGCCTCCGACGAGGCGCGGGAAGGGGCATTGCTGGACATCGTGCGCTTGCTGGCGCTGCATCACGCTTTTTGGTGGAATCGGCCCGAAGTGACTGCTCCTACTGCCCAAGCGGAATGGACGTGGAATCCAGCGCGGGCGGTTCGGCAAGCACAAGAAATAGCCCGGTTCTCCGGCGCTGCCGTGCAGGACGCGGCCCGCCAGTTGCCGGAACTGTTGGCTGCCACATCCGGCGTCACCCTCGCGCACGGCGATATTCATTCCGGGCAGGTGCTGTGGCCGGAGGGAGGCGGGCCGCCCATTCTGATCGACTACGGCCAGACGCAGACCGCGCCGCTGGGCGTGGATTTCGCTCACCTGCTGGCCCTGCGCCTGAACGCCGCCGAACGCCTGCGCCTCGGCCCCAGTTTGCGGGCCACCTACCTAGCCGAACTCGCGCGGCATGGGCTGACGCTCTCGACCCAGCAGTTTGCCCATGAGGAACGGGCGGGCTTGGCCCTGAATTTGCTGTCTACCGCGCGGCAGGCGGTCCGCACCACAGACCGGGAAAGTGGCGTGGGAGAGGCGCTGGAACGGGCGGCGGCGGCGTGGCAGGCAGGGTGA
- the glmM gene encoding phosphoglucosamine mutase: MSDRKYFGTDGVRAVAGEFPLTAAWVMALGAAAGEVLQRAGGGKASVVIGKDTRQSGDMLEAALAAGLTSRGVTVIHVGVLPTPGVSYLTRYLKADAGVVISASHNPYEDNGIKFFGRDGQKLSDATEHEIEAAIDDVASFAPVTGIALGSVTNYTEAERLYVNYLKSHAPDLTGLRVAMDCANGAAFRVGPKVFQAAGADVFAVYTTPDGRNINRECGSTHMAHLQQIVREGNYDLGVAFDGDADRALMIDSRGNVVHGDHMLLLNARARGDKAVVATIMTNMALEVKLGEAGIPLERTAVGDRYVHERLHGQHLTLGGEQSGHVLFLDVSPTGDGVLTALLTLASMRKLNTTLDALHDELVMFPQTLVNVRVKDKKALAADAHVLAAVAVAETRLNGRGRVNLRPSGTENLIRVMVEGPDETEIHEVARILAAVVEERGNAAAGA; the protein is encoded by the coding sequence ATGAGTGACCGCAAGTATTTTGGAACAGACGGCGTGCGTGCTGTGGCGGGCGAATTTCCGCTGACGGCCGCTTGGGTGATGGCGCTGGGAGCCGCCGCCGGAGAAGTATTGCAACGGGCGGGCGGCGGCAAAGCCAGCGTCGTCATTGGCAAAGACACGCGCCAGAGCGGAGATATGCTGGAAGCCGCGCTCGCCGCGGGCCTGACCAGCCGGGGCGTCACGGTGATTCATGTAGGGGTGCTGCCCACACCGGGCGTCAGTTACCTCACGCGCTACCTGAAGGCCGATGCAGGCGTGGTCATCAGCGCCAGCCACAATCCTTACGAAGACAACGGCATCAAGTTCTTCGGGCGCGACGGCCAAAAGCTGAGCGACGCCACCGAACACGAAATTGAAGCCGCGATTGATGATGTGGCCTCATTTGCACCAGTCACGGGCATTGCGCTGGGCAGCGTGACCAACTACACCGAAGCCGAGCGCCTGTATGTCAATTATCTGAAGTCTCACGCGCCAGACTTGACAGGACTGCGGGTGGCGATGGACTGCGCGAACGGGGCGGCGTTTCGGGTTGGCCCGAAGGTGTTTCAGGCTGCGGGGGCCGACGTGTTTGCCGTGTACACCACGCCCGATGGCCGCAACATCAACCGCGAGTGCGGCAGCACGCACATGGCCCACCTTCAACAGATTGTGCGCGAAGGCAACTACGACTTGGGCGTGGCCTTCGACGGTGACGCTGACCGCGCCCTGATGATCGATTCTCGCGGCAACGTGGTTCACGGCGACCATATGCTGCTGCTGAACGCCCGCGCACGCGGCGACAAGGCGGTGGTGGCGACCATCATGACCAACATGGCGCTGGAAGTGAAACTGGGCGAGGCAGGCATTCCGCTGGAGCGCACCGCTGTGGGTGACCGCTATGTGCACGAGCGGTTGCACGGGCAACACCTGACGCTGGGCGGCGAACAGAGCGGGCACGTGCTGTTTTTGGATGTGTCGCCCACAGGAGACGGCGTGCTGACCGCCCTGCTGACGCTGGCGAGCATGCGGAAGCTGAACACCACGCTGGACGCCCTGCACGACGAATTGGTGATGTTTCCTCAGACGCTGGTGAATGTGCGCGTGAAAGACAAGAAGGCGCTGGCCGCCGACGCACACGTGCTGGCCGCCGTAGCAGTCGCCGAAACCCGCCTGAATGGGCGTGGCCGCGTGAATCTGCGCCCCAGCGGCACCGAAAACCTGATCCGCGTGATGGTGGAAGGGCCGGATGAAACCGAGATTCATGAAGTGGCGCGGATTCTGGCGGCGGTGGTGGAGGAGCGGGGGAACGCGGCAGCGGGGGCGTAA